ACCATCATTACTCTCAAATCCAGAGTTAATTTGTAGCCTAAAATAAGACAAACAAGAGCCTCTTAGAAGTGAATTTATCTGCTGTGCAATGTAGTTAATATTATATTTCAATTTTGTTATTTGATGTTTAAAGTATTAGCCTCTCCATTTTATAAAATTGAGAtcaactgtatttttaatgatattatatataaatctgACAACTAAACTTATGAACTATTTTTTTCAGGCATTTCAAACATAGATTACACAGACATTGCAATTTGCTAATAAAGGTCAATGCTCTAAACTCTAAATTGGGAATCATCTACAAAGACTAAAATGAATGACCTGTGGAATTCAGCAGCTTTTTTGACAGATAATGCCTACATATCAAAACGAAGTATTAGAAAGATTCTCATCAACAAGAGGCATTATCTGCCTAAAGAGGAGAGTAACATTACTAACACCATGAAAATGAGTCTTAATATACAAAGTGAAGAGGATATTAGTGATTCTACCAGTTGCgatgaaagaaaaaacaataaaacaagaatcCAAGAGATGATTTCTAAGAATTCAAGGAATGAATCTACATGCCACCTTCATGAGAAAAGTTTTGAACAATCCTCTGGAAAAGAAAGAAGAGTGGATGAAGCTGACATGGAGGCTGTGTCTGGATCTAATCCTAATTCCCAACTCAATCATGAGCGCTCGGAAGTGACCAGCATCAAGGTGAAACAGGAGGTGGATATCACTACTTCATGTGAACTAGCAGCAATTCCAAGAGCTCAGCCGGAGGCTATGCTGGCCGAATGTGAGGCCGAAGGAAATGTAGCGGATGGCCCGAAAACTTCACAGAAGCAGGTTTTAAAAAATCAGGCAGTATTTGCGACCATTAGGAAGCGAGGAATAGAGGGAGACACGGAAAACCGTCCGTACAAGTGCACTTACTGCAACTGGGCTTTCAAAAAGTCCAGCAACCTGTTGAGCCACATCGATACTCACCGCGGTCTTAAACCACATGTTTGCGACATGTGCGGGAAGGCCTACTCGCACCAGGGGACTCTTCAGCAGCACAAGCGGCTCCACACAGGCGAAAGACCTTACCAATGCCCTTTTTGTGAGAAAAGCTACATTTGGTCCTCTGACTTCCGCAAACACATCCGAAcacacaccggagagaagccgtacATCTGTGAGGAATGTGGAAAGAATTTTGTGCGCTCCTCTGACCTGCGGAAACATGAGCGCAACATGCACACCAACAACAAGCCGTTCCTTTGCAAGCAATGTGGCAAAACCTTCAACAAACCCCTGTCTCTTCTTCGCCACGAGCGTACACATTTGGGCGAGAGGCCCTTTATTTGTCCGGAATGCGGGAAGACGTTTGCCCTGGCCAGTCGCATGACAGAGCACAGAAAAATTCACAGTGGTGTGCGTCCCTACACCTGCTCTATTTGCTCCAAAGCTTTCACTAAGTCCTCCAATCTCGCTGAACATCTCACAGTTCACAGTGGAGTGCGGCCACACAAGTGCTCAGAATGTGGGGTGGCCTTTGCCATGGCGTCCCGACTCGTGCGGCACCAGCGTATTCATGTGGCTGTGCGGTCTTACCGCTGCCAGGGGTGCGATATGTCATTTGGCCACCTTGCAGCACTCAAGAGACATGAGAAGCAGCATCGTGAGGGCATGATCTTTGTATGTGGGCTGTGCAGTAAATCTTTCCCTCAGGATTGCCTGCTCACAGAACACATGCACAGCCATGTTGATACTAAAACTTGCGTTCCCTAAACCTGCACATTATGCACTGAAGTAACTGGAAGATTGTAAGTAAGCATGggttctttctttctctctttctctttctgtctctctatctAATAATTGGAcagcatctatctatctatctaataatcTGAAAGCATCTatttgtctatctgtctatctaatAATCAGACagcatctgtctgtctttctgtgttgtccgtctatctatctatctatctatctatctatctatctatctatctatcgatctatctatctatcgatctatcgatctatctatctatctatctatctatctatctatctatcgatctatctatctatctatcgatcgatcgatcgatcgatcgatcgatcgatcgatcgatcgatctatctatctatctatctatctatctatctatctatctatctatctatctatctatctatctatcacaaTTCAGCTGTAACAACAGTTATATTTAGCTAGAGTTTAAAAACCATTGAAGATGTATCTATTTTTACTAGTGTTAAATGCAGGGAATGGTGGGGACCACTGTTATAAGGCttggatttcaaataaatcactGTGTATATTCCTAGCAAAAAACACACTGTAAACACACTGGTGACCCATTTGTAACATGTCAATGCCACTTGATGGCCTCTTGCCGACCAAGGCAGACTCAGTgtgtgaaagaaaaagaaagtgagGAGGAGTATTGTGAATTCTCTTAGTGGTGTCACATTCAAGATATGTTTGTTAAAAGCTCTATgatattactattactattactattactattttttttttttttttttggtatgaAATGTATACAGCAggaaaatgtgtattttgaGGTTGAAGGGATGGAGCGTATGGTGCATATTATATGATGAATCAAATGAATTATAAAACTGTTACCTCTTCTTTTATTCAGCTAAAATCACTGACCTACATGAGATTATGTATTGCATAATAATGAATATGAACATGTCATTAccattacaaataaaaaatgttttatttttttttcttcatcaaaaaatatcacatagaCAGACTAAATAAATTCCAGTATTATTTAGGGTTCATGTCATTTTTTATGTGTGATATGTGGTTTTGAAGACATGAAAGGGTGTTGGAATAGTGTTTGATTGCTGTTGTTGGCTCCATATATCTCTCTTGAGGACATGAGACCTAATTCCAGAGTGCCACTTCTGTAACATTTGTCCCTTTGCTGCCAGACCTGCTCACTCATGGTAAAAGAAGATGGCATTCAACTTGTCAAATTCCACTGTCCTGCTTTGTAACCAGAGAAGTTGGCtcatatttccatatttttAGTTGTCAATTATAGACTAATTATATTttagtcattaataaaatacactgacaTACAAATACAATAGATTTTTATTAGAATTTATACAACACCTTTGTATACATGTTTGGAAGTGATATTGAGtaaaacagcttaaaaaaatcaatatctcTCCCTCTGGGATAAATCAAGGCTGTGGCCCAAAGGAACCACCTGTTCAGTTTCCAAATTACAACTTCCCACATCTCCACTACTGTCCGACTCCCTGTCCCAGAGATATATGTGTATGTGAAAAgccatttaaattattaaagtaattttgcGTGTACGGAGGTGGGATAGTGGTGGAGGTGTTACATGTTGTATAGTTTACTGACATTGCCAGCTGTGGTGACATTTTAAGTTCATGTTTCCATGGGTCACAGCACCTTTGCTCAGCACCCATTCCATCATGTTCCCGGCC
Above is a genomic segment from Chanodichthys erythropterus isolate Z2021 chromosome 21, ASM2448905v1, whole genome shotgun sequence containing:
- the znf648 gene encoding zinc finger protein 648, with amino-acid sequence MNDLWNSAAFLTDNAYISKRSIRKILINKRHYLPKEESNITNTMKMSLNIQSEEDISDSTSCDERKNNKTRIQEMISKNSRNESTCHLHEKSFEQSSGKERRVDEADMEAVSGSNPNSQLNHERSEVTSIKVKQEVDITTSCELAAIPRAQPEAMLAECEAEGNVADGPKTSQKQVLKNQAVFATIRKRGIEGDTENRPYKCTYCNWAFKKSSNLLSHIDTHRGLKPHVCDMCGKAYSHQGTLQQHKRLHTGERPYQCPFCEKSYIWSSDFRKHIRTHTGEKPYICEECGKNFVRSSDLRKHERNMHTNNKPFLCKQCGKTFNKPLSLLRHERTHLGERPFICPECGKTFALASRMTEHRKIHSGVRPYTCSICSKAFTKSSNLAEHLTVHSGVRPHKCSECGVAFAMASRLVRHQRIHVAVRSYRCQGCDMSFGHLAALKRHEKQHREGMIFVCGLCSKSFPQDCLLTEHMHSHVDTKTCVP